A genomic segment from Gilvibacter sp. SZ-19 encodes:
- a CDS encoding amidohydrolase family protein, with protein MKNIFKYVLAFALIVSGTSLAQQTPGDAQSGAISVTGVTAHIGDGTVIENATIVFENGKITALGDASTPTRGTVINANGKHMYPGIIAPAKSLGLVEVNAVRASDDQDELGEFIPHIRSLIAYNAESKVVESMRPNGVLLGQTTPQGGRISGTSSIVQFDAWNWEDAVVKEDDGIHLNWPRSFRRGRWWLGEPRGFQPNKDYSEQVSEIANFMNNAIAYGKATDTERNLAFEATLPLFDGGKTLYLYADGEKEIIDAVNWARDNGIKKYVLVGGYHAYKITDFLKRNNVPVLVSQTHALPNFQDDDYDLPYKLPKLLDDAGLLVGIQNADMSNFQTRNMAFYAGQVVGQGMDKERALQLITGNNAKILGIDDMYGTLAVGKSATFFVSEGDALDMRTNILTHVFIDGRAVSLETHQTELWKRYSKKYGQN; from the coding sequence ATGAAAAATATATTCAAATACGTTTTAGCTTTTGCCCTGATAGTTTCAGGGACAAGCTTAGCACAGCAAACTCCGGGAGATGCGCAAAGTGGCGCTATATCCGTTACAGGAGTAACCGCTCATATAGGAGACGGCACCGTAATAGAGAATGCAACTATAGTTTTTGAGAACGGAAAGATCACCGCCTTAGGCGATGCTTCGACCCCGACTCGTGGCACGGTTATAAATGCCAATGGTAAACATATGTATCCAGGTATAATCGCGCCAGCCAAATCCTTAGGTTTGGTAGAGGTAAACGCCGTTAGAGCTAGTGATGATCAAGACGAATTGGGTGAGTTCATTCCTCACATCCGCAGCCTTATTGCTTACAATGCAGAATCTAAAGTGGTAGAGTCCATGCGCCCCAATGGTGTGCTTCTTGGACAAACTACTCCTCAAGGAGGACGCATTTCTGGTACTTCTTCGATAGTACAGTTTGACGCCTGGAACTGGGAAGATGCCGTAGTAAAGGAAGACGACGGCATACATCTAAATTGGCCGCGTAGCTTTAGACGTGGACGTTGGTGGTTGGGAGAACCAAGAGGTTTCCAACCCAACAAAGACTACAGTGAGCAAGTTAGTGAGATCGCCAATTTTATGAACAATGCCATAGCTTACGGTAAAGCTACAGATACCGAGCGTAACCTGGCCTTTGAAGCTACCCTACCGCTTTTTGACGGCGGTAAGACCTTGTATCTTTATGCCGATGGTGAAAAGGAGATCATAGACGCTGTAAACTGGGCGCGTGACAACGGTATTAAGAAATATGTGCTTGTTGGCGGCTACCACGCTTACAAGATCACAGACTTTTTAAAGCGTAATAATGTACCCGTTCTAGTGAGCCAAACGCACGCCTTACCAAACTTTCAAGACGATGATTACGACCTGCCATACAAATTGCCAAAATTGTTAGACGATGCAGGCCTTTTGGTAGGTATTCAAAATGCTGATATGTCTAACTTCCAGACCCGAAACATGGCATTTTACGCCGGGCAAGTAGTAGGACAAGGCATGGATAAAGAACGAGCTTTACAGCTTATCACAGGGAACAATGCAAAGATCTTGGGTATCGATGACATGTACGGCACCTTAGCCGTTGGTAAAAGTGCTACCTTCTTCGTATCGGAAGGAGATGCCTTAGACATGCGCACCAACATCTTGACCCATGTGTTTATTGACGGACGTGCTGTTTCATTAGAAACACACCAGACCGAGCTTTGGAAGCGTTACAGCAAGAAGTACGGTCAGAATTAA
- a CDS encoding DUF2490 domain-containing protein, with the protein MHFKKLLLPLLILFGLSTSISQEQIDLDPLGGWYTYNFDHTFGTSNWGLNGEVQYTGYEATGDLNWFLVRTGLTYQLPESKVKFALGYGHATFGVIGPEESKVTEHRIYQEMKMPSKILGLTLNHRFRYEQRFFNGFFRSRFRYGLFFNIPLNNKQLLAKTWYLALYDELFINGERQLRNGGEVTFFDQNRIYGALGYAFTNNFKIQLGAMRLTRSTDDRMTLQASLHHKF; encoded by the coding sequence ATGCATTTCAAAAAATTACTCCTACCGCTATTAATTCTATTCGGCTTAAGTACCTCTATTAGTCAAGAACAGATCGATCTGGATCCCCTTGGTGGATGGTACACTTATAATTTTGACCACACTTTCGGAACTTCCAATTGGGGTTTAAACGGCGAAGTGCAATATACAGGCTATGAGGCAACTGGGGATCTAAATTGGTTCTTGGTAAGAACAGGACTCACCTACCAGCTCCCCGAGTCTAAAGTAAAATTTGCCTTAGGCTACGGCCATGCAACTTTTGGAGTTATAGGCCCAGAGGAGTCAAAAGTAACAGAACATCGAATTTATCAAGAAATGAAAATGCCTTCTAAAATCTTGGGGCTTACGCTGAACCATAGATTTAGATATGAGCAACGCTTTTTTAACGGTTTTTTCAGGTCGCGATTTCGCTATGGCCTCTTTTTTAACATACCTCTGAACAACAAACAATTACTAGCCAAAACCTGGTATTTAGCCCTTTACGATGAGTTATTTATCAATGGAGAGCGCCAGTTACGCAACGGTGGCGAAGTGACCTTTTTTGATCAGAACAGGATTTACGGGGCATTAGGTTACGCCTTTACCAATAACTTCAAAATCCAATTGGGAGCTATGCGGTTAACACGAAGTACTGACGACCGTATGACCTTACAGGCAAGTCTGCATCACAAATTTTAA
- a CDS encoding amidohydrolase family protein produces the protein MKYKVLLLLGLLLCGPLAAQEYFPDNDSVKEQNTNYTAFTGATIYVTPTKKLDNATLVIRDGKVVAVGTNVRIPQNSIMVDASGTTIYPSFIDPYSEFGVKKAQRAQGGGRSPQYSPTRAGYYWNDHIMPEYNAIADFKFDDKTAATMRKAGFGVVNAHRNDGIAQGSGVLVALNSKGDDADRVMNTASGQFFSFSKSVASRQSYPTSLMGAMALLRQMYHDMRWYEAGNSNTTDRSLEALIANKGMTAIFDAGDKGNDLRADKIGDQFGIQYVIVGGGDEYEAIADIKATNATYILPINFPDAYDVSNPYQADYVTLADMRAWNQAPSNPKVMAENGVPFAFTTHDLKSAADFKGKLMKAIKYGLDKTKALEALTTVPARILGMSETLGNLNPGSQANFLITSGDIFENSTTLYENWVQGTKNVVNDRNKKDIRGTYTLNAGGKSYEMILSGDAGKPKIEVKQGETKFPAKLSYDDGWVILSMTDEANNDIYRMTAAVVRSSDNIRGRLVLPNGRETSFNANKTAGPEEAEKQAEGDDGEAPTVVGITYPNIGYGYKSVPQSQNILFKNATVWTGEAEGILMNTDVLVRDGKIAAIGQNLNARGARVVDATGKHLTAGIIDEHSHIAALAINEAGHNSSAEVTIEDVVDPEDIDIYRNLAGGVTSIQILHGSANPIGGRSAIIKLKWGESADNMIYDNTPKFIKFALGENVKQSNWQSFSRFPQTRMGVEQLYMNYFSRAKEYDAKKKSGANIRYDEELEVLAEILNGERFISCHSYVQSEINMLMKVAEKFDFRVNTFTHILEGYKVADKMAAHGVGGSTFSDWWAYKYEVNDAIPYNAAIMAREGVVVAINSDDGEMSRRLNQEAAKTVKYGGMSEEEAWKMVTLNPAKLLHIDDRVGSIKVGKDADLVLWTDNPLSVYAKAEQTYIEGALFFDMTKDASMRAAIQQERNELIKMMLDDKGGNNGAKRRPGSRPKQRFTCETL, from the coding sequence ATGAAGTATAAAGTACTCCTCCTTTTGGGACTGCTGCTGTGCGGACCCTTAGCAGCGCAGGAATATTTTCCTGACAACGACAGTGTGAAAGAGCAGAACACCAACTACACTGCGTTTACAGGAGCCACTATCTATGTGACTCCAACCAAAAAATTAGACAATGCCACTTTGGTCATCAGAGATGGAAAAGTTGTGGCTGTTGGCACCAATGTTCGAATTCCACAGAATTCTATTATGGTAGATGCCAGCGGGACTACCATCTATCCGTCATTTATTGATCCTTACTCTGAATTCGGTGTAAAAAAGGCGCAACGCGCTCAAGGTGGCGGTCGTTCTCCGCAGTACAGTCCAACTAGAGCGGGCTATTATTGGAACGACCATATAATGCCAGAGTACAATGCCATTGCAGACTTTAAATTCGACGACAAAACTGCTGCCACCATGCGCAAAGCAGGATTTGGAGTTGTCAATGCACACCGCAACGATGGGATAGCACAAGGTTCTGGAGTCTTGGTAGCCTTGAATAGCAAGGGCGACGATGCAGATCGTGTAATGAACACCGCTTCTGGACAGTTCTTTTCCTTTAGCAAAAGTGTTGCATCAAGACAGTCCTACCCTACTTCACTTATGGGTGCTATGGCCCTGCTACGACAAATGTATCACGATATGCGTTGGTACGAAGCCGGTAATAGCAATACGACAGATCGATCTTTAGAGGCCTTAATTGCCAATAAGGGAATGACTGCCATATTTGATGCAGGAGACAAAGGCAACGATCTAAGAGCCGATAAGATCGGAGATCAGTTTGGCATTCAATATGTTATTGTTGGTGGTGGCGATGAGTACGAAGCTATAGCCGATATCAAGGCGACCAATGCCACCTATATCTTGCCGATCAATTTTCCAGACGCTTACGATGTGTCTAACCCTTATCAGGCCGATTATGTGACTTTGGCAGACATGCGTGCCTGGAATCAGGCGCCGAGCAATCCAAAGGTAATGGCAGAAAACGGCGTGCCCTTTGCCTTTACGACCCACGATCTAAAATCTGCAGCAGACTTTAAGGGTAAGCTGATGAAGGCCATTAAATACGGTTTGGATAAGACCAAGGCTCTAGAAGCCTTAACCACGGTTCCTGCTCGTATTTTAGGGATGAGCGAAACCTTGGGTAATTTGAACCCGGGTTCGCAAGCCAACTTCCTTATCACTTCGGGCGACATCTTTGAAAACAGCACAACGCTATACGAGAATTGGGTTCAAGGAACCAAGAACGTTGTTAACGATCGCAACAAAAAAGACATAAGAGGAACCTATACGCTCAATGCAGGTGGTAAGTCTTATGAGATGATCTTATCTGGAGATGCCGGAAAGCCAAAAATTGAAGTAAAGCAAGGAGAGACCAAATTCCCGGCCAAGCTTTCTTATGATGACGGTTGGGTGATCCTTTCTATGACCGACGAAGCCAACAACGACATCTATCGAATGACAGCTGCGGTGGTGCGTTCCTCGGATAACATAAGAGGGCGACTGGTCTTGCCAAACGGTAGAGAAACCAGTTTTAACGCAAACAAAACTGCCGGCCCAGAGGAAGCAGAAAAGCAAGCCGAAGGCGATGATGGCGAAGCACCAACAGTTGTTGGAATTACCTATCCGAATATTGGTTACGGATACAAATCGGTTCCGCAGTCACAGAATATCTTATTTAAAAATGCAACGGTTTGGACGGGTGAAGCAGAAGGAATACTCATGAATACAGATGTTTTGGTTCGCGACGGGAAGATCGCCGCGATTGGCCAGAACCTCAACGCTAGAGGTGCCCGAGTGGTAGACGCTACCGGAAAACATCTTACGGCGGGTATCATAGATGAACACTCCCATATTGCTGCCTTAGCTATTAACGAAGCTGGACATAACAGCTCCGCAGAAGTTACCATAGAAGATGTAGTAGACCCAGAAGACATTGACATTTATCGCAATTTGGCCGGAGGTGTTACTTCTATTCAGATCTTACACGGATCGGCCAACCCAATTGGTGGGCGCTCTGCAATAATCAAACTTAAATGGGGAGAAAGTGCAGACAACATGATCTATGACAACACACCAAAGTTCATAAAGTTTGCTTTAGGAGAAAACGTGAAGCAATCCAACTGGCAAAGCTTTAGCCGTTTCCCACAAACGCGTATGGGTGTTGAACAGCTTTATATGAACTACTTCAGCAGAGCTAAAGAATACGACGCTAAAAAGAAAAGCGGCGCCAATATTCGCTATGACGAAGAATTGGAAGTGCTTGCAGAGATCTTGAACGGAGAACGCTTTATCTCTTGTCACTCTTATGTACAAAGTGAGATCAATATGCTGATGAAGGTGGCGGAAAAATTCGACTTTAGGGTCAATACCTTCACCCACATCTTAGAAGGTTATAAAGTTGCCGATAAAATGGCAGCGCATGGTGTAGGCGGATCGACATTTAGTGACTGGTGGGCCTATAAATACGAAGTAAACGACGCTATTCCATATAATGCGGCGATCATGGCACGTGAAGGTGTTGTTGTTGCTATTAATAGTGACGACGGAGAAATGTCGCGTCGTTTGAATCAAGAGGCGGCCAAAACTGTTAAGTACGGAGGCATGAGCGAAGAAGAAGCCTGGAAGATGGTAACACTCAATCCGGCTAAGCTCTTACACATAGATGATCGCGTGGGAAGCATCAAAGTAGGCAAAGACGCAGACTTGGTTCTTTGGACAGACAATCCGTTGTCGGTTTATGCCAAGGCAGAGCAAACCTATATAGAAGGAGCCCTTTTCTTTGATATGACCAAGGACGCTTCTATGCGTGCAGCGATTCAGCAAGAACGCAACGAGCTCATAAAGATGATGCTCGATGACAAAGGCGGAAACAATGGAGCTAAACGCCGTCCAGGAAGCCGTCCGAAGCAACGATTCACATGTGAAACCCTTTAA
- a CDS encoding DUF6503 family protein, whose product MKPLLLGLVAFTLLACNQNQSQKEQQTPQQSEDVASTAPPRVFPKSIGSLLEAHGGIAQWDRMNNLCFEIDKASGSEKHSTDLKSRRARIEHKDWVIGFDGTDVWLAQDTAAYKGNARFYHNLYFYFYAMPFIVADPGVNYQQLAEPLEFDGKKYPGTLISYNDGVGDSPKDEYIIYRDPDTGQMAWLAYTVTYRDNEKKDNFSFINYSEWQEVNGLVLPKTLTWYTVEDGKPTKPRNEVNFEKVNITETHLDDSLFAKPEGAEVVPR is encoded by the coding sequence ATGAAACCATTACTATTGGGCCTTGTTGCATTCACACTCTTGGCTTGTAACCAAAATCAATCTCAAAAAGAACAACAAACCCCACAGCAATCAGAAGATGTTGCCAGTACTGCACCGCCGCGTGTGTTTCCCAAAAGCATTGGCTCTTTGCTGGAGGCCCACGGTGGAATTGCGCAATGGGATCGTATGAACAATTTGTGTTTTGAGATCGACAAAGCTAGTGGTAGCGAAAAGCATTCTACCGACCTTAAAAGCAGAAGAGCTCGAATTGAGCATAAGGACTGGGTGATCGGTTTTGATGGTACAGACGTATGGTTAGCTCAAGATACTGCAGCGTACAAAGGCAATGCGCGCTTTTACCACAATTTGTATTTCTATTTCTACGCCATGCCTTTTATTGTGGCAGATCCGGGAGTGAACTATCAGCAATTGGCAGAGCCTTTGGAGTTTGACGGCAAGAAGTATCCGGGTACACTTATTTCCTATAATGATGGGGTAGGTGATTCTCCAAAGGACGAATACATCATCTATCGCGACCCAGATACAGGACAAATGGCCTGGTTAGCTTATACAGTGACCTATCGCGACAATGAAAAGAAAGACAATTTCTCGTTCATTAACTATTCTGAATGGCAGGAGGTCAATGGTTTGGTCTTACCTAAAACCTTGACCTGGTATACTGTAGAAGACGGAAAGCCCACAAAGCCAAGAAACGAGGTGAATTTCGAGAAGGTGAATATTACAGAAACCCACTTGGACGATTCCCTTTTTGCAAAACCGGAAGGGGCAGAAGTAGTGCCGCGCTAA
- a CDS encoding DUF3810 domain-containing protein, which produces MRFKIKLGLAILLVVQIFGLRLLRYFPDFVEQYYSLGIYPFFSKLSRYIFGWIPFSVGDFIYLGLIIYACRWLYLNIRRLKTGPWGFFLDIAATLSLAYLLFNLVWGINYYRNPLYKTLELEKSYTNEQLLDLTERLIARSNELHRQLGYADTIKIDLPYSQREIFKRSLAGYEELAKKHPMFNYKPRSVKKSGLSLGLTYMGYSGYYNPFTGEAQVNRLIKSYKFPVVACHEEAHQMGYAAENEANFIAALATIHNPDTYIQYTGYIFMLRYCVNEIARRDEAAYREVLTTINPGILKSYKEMRDFWESYNNPFEDLSKAFWDNFLKANNQEKGIMSYSYMVALAVNYFEKNPL; this is translated from the coding sequence ATGCGATTCAAGATCAAACTCGGCCTGGCAATTCTGCTTGTTGTTCAAATATTTGGGCTGCGTTTACTGCGATACTTTCCAGATTTTGTAGAACAGTATTACAGTTTAGGGATCTACCCCTTTTTCTCAAAACTGAGTCGATACATCTTCGGATGGATTCCATTCTCTGTAGGAGATTTTATTTACCTAGGCCTTATCATCTATGCCTGCCGCTGGCTGTACTTGAATATTAGACGCCTAAAGACAGGGCCTTGGGGTTTCTTTCTGGATATAGCAGCGACCTTATCTCTTGCCTATCTGCTATTTAACCTAGTTTGGGGAATTAACTATTACCGCAATCCGCTCTATAAAACCCTGGAACTGGAGAAATCATATACCAATGAGCAGCTCTTAGACCTTACCGAGCGCTTGATAGCGAGGTCCAATGAATTGCATCGCCAACTGGGCTATGCAGATACTATTAAGATAGACCTTCCCTATTCACAGCGAGAGATCTTTAAACGCTCTTTAGCGGGTTATGAGGAATTGGCGAAAAAACATCCTATGTTCAATTACAAACCGCGCTCGGTAAAAAAGTCGGGCTTGAGTTTGGGATTGACCTACATGGGGTACAGCGGTTATTACAATCCGTTTACCGGAGAGGCGCAGGTGAATCGCCTGATAAAATCCTATAAATTTCCGGTGGTGGCTTGTCATGAAGAGGCGCATCAGATGGGTTATGCTGCGGAGAACGAAGCCAATTTTATCGCAGCTTTGGCAACTATACATAATCCGGATACCTATATTCAATACACCGGATATATTTTTATGTTGCGCTACTGCGTCAATGAGATCGCACGAAGAGATGAGGCTGCATATCGAGAAGTCTTGACCACAATAAATCCCGGAATACTCAAGAGCTACAAAGAGATGCGTGACTTTTGGGAGAGTTATAACAACCCGTTCGAAGACCTGTCCAAAGCCTTCTGGGACAATTTCTTAAAGGCCAACAACCAAGAAAAAGGCATTATGAGTTACAGTTATATGGTGGCTCTGGCGGTAAACTATTTTGAAAAGAATCCGCTCTGA
- a CDS encoding DUF2490 domain-containing protein: protein MRQFFLGVFALLMFSGQSQAQVDEDQLGAWYMYFWTANLENSRWGFQGDIQYRNWDVIGDLEQLLLRGAVTYRPKDTNVKLALGYANITTGAFGDDSSTVNESRIYQEALLPQKVGGRLYFTHRFRYEQRFNEGQDFRTRFRYGLFLNIPLSGKEIVAKTWYLGFYNELFINGERNIGDGRRVSTFDRNRLFGSLGYAIKSNLKIQLGAMRQITNNVDKTQLQLGVFHSF, encoded by the coding sequence ATGAGACAATTTTTTTTAGGGGTATTTGCTTTGCTGATGTTTTCTGGACAGAGCCAGGCCCAGGTAGATGAAGACCAGCTCGGAGCTTGGTATATGTATTTTTGGACGGCTAATCTGGAGAATTCTCGCTGGGGATTCCAAGGAGATATCCAATATAGAAACTGGGATGTTATTGGCGATTTGGAGCAGCTATTGCTCCGCGGTGCTGTGACCTATCGCCCCAAGGACACTAATGTTAAATTGGCTTTGGGTTACGCCAACATCACTACAGGCGCCTTTGGCGATGACTCCTCGACCGTAAATGAAAGCCGTATTTATCAAGAAGCGCTCCTGCCTCAAAAGGTAGGCGGGCGATTGTATTTTACCCACAGATTCCGTTACGAGCAACGCTTCAATGAAGGCCAAGATTTTAGAACAAGATTCCGTTATGGGCTCTTTTTAAACATTCCGCTTAGTGGTAAGGAAATTGTGGCCAAAACCTGGTATTTAGGATTCTACAACGAATTGTTCATCAATGGCGAACGCAATATTGGCGACGGGAGAAGAGTCAGCACTTTTGACAGAAACCGCTTATTTGGTTCTTTGGGATACGCGATAAAATCCAATCTAAAAATACAGCTTGGCGCCATGCGACAGATCACCAACAATGTAGATAAGACCCAATTGCAATTGGGAGTTTTTCACAGTTTCTAA